A genomic stretch from Euwallacea fornicatus isolate EFF26 chromosome 10, ASM4011564v1, whole genome shotgun sequence includes:
- the LOC136341621 gene encoding uncharacterized protein produces the protein MNLSDSEPENVDLNWKRVARDMIKIGERDGLSDGRDRNFQPSFDKGYSVGFQSGFKLGQLKFQRECTDKLVKAETYEMLGNASKGLCIICTSEKDNENVADVKRKQIDLITSSIDSVKRELNRLSHEI, from the exons ATGAATTTAAGTGATTCTGAGCCTGAGAACGTTGATTTAAATTGGAAACGAGTTGCGCGAGACATGATAAAG attggTGAAAGAGATGGTTTATCTGATGGCCGAGATAGAAACTTCCAACCAAGCTTTGATAAGGGCTATTCAGTTGGTTTTCAAAGTGGTTTCAAACTAGGacaattaaaattccaaag GGAATGTACCGACAAATTAGTAAAAGCAGAAACCTATGAAATGTTGGGTAATGCAAGTAAAGGATTATGCATTATTTGTACTAGTGAAAAGGACAATGAAAATGTTGCTGATGTAAAACGGAAGCAAATCGACTTAATAACATCCAGCATAGACAGCGTAAAACGAGAATTGAATCGTCTAAGTCATGAAATATGa
- the bai gene encoding transmembrane emp24 domain-containing protein bai, whose product MHLRTALTIFVSFVLSAHCISFNLEPNTQKCLKEELQANVPVIGEFEVSEQPGQRIDYIVTDSKGNILAQRQDISKGKFSFNTESYDMFEICFISRIPTSQKGNTQLVTVITKHGIETKNYHTLEDAANLKPIEIELKRLEDLSNAIVQDFAFMRKREEEMRDTNESTNNRVLYFSIFSIFILLGLATWQVLYLRRYFKAKKLIE is encoded by the exons ATGCATCTCAGGACTGCTTTAACGATATTTGTGTCTTTCGTCCTCTCGGCGCATTGTATATCGTTTAATCTAGAGCCCAACACCCAAAAGTGTTTGAAAGAAGAACTGCAGGCCAATGTGCCAGTTATTGGAGAATTTGAGGTCTCAGAGCAACCCGGACAACGGATAGACTATATT GTAACAGATTCAAAGGGGAACATTCTGGCCCAACGACAAGATATttctaaaggaaaattttcttttaacacTGAGTCCTATGATATGTTTGAAATTTGCTTCATCTCAAGGATACCCACAA gcCAAAAAGGCAATACACAGTTGGTGACAGTGATCACTAAACACggaattgaaactaaaaattatcATACT ttgGAAGATGCAGCAAATTTGAAGccaattgaaattgaattgaaaaggTTGGAAGATCTGTCTAATGCCATTGTGCAAGATTTTGCCTTTATGAGAAAGAGGGAGGAAGAAATGAGAGACACCAATG agTCAACAAATAATAGGGTACTGTACTTCTCCATATTCTCAATCTTCATTCTCTTGGGTTTGGCAACATGGCAAGTGCTTTACCTTCGAAGGTACTTTAaagcgaaaaaattaatagagtAG
- the PIG-U gene encoding phosphatidylinositol glycan anchor biosynthesis class U protein, with product MSQKPFKSLSSSKPQRSTMLQAAVLLFAAAVLRYIIMISKYQSIIADHVEVSTPLSSWKRVLEGTFLFSRGINPYEGDLLHETPLAIQFYNLMLNYVFKKVYFMFIAFDLGSGLLLYLSMRKYSRRFQEEHRDKSVFSEDVIETLPGVDYPVKVPIYVLMMILFNPYTLLGCVGCSTMGIHNFFLSLFIFGMLFNSIIISSLALAVCASISLYPVILIFPLTTYFVKIHCSVSKALLVVLSFLSFLFMITYYNSMFGKDYSFIKNVYGCILTVPDLQPNIGLFWYFFTEMFDHFRELFIYSFQINATILYLMPLTLTFRNRPFILTIALLFLISIFKSYPCLSDLGFVLSFIPTFIYLYSYCQQSFVISVILLMTSCLAPVLWHLWIYCASANANFFFGVTLAYAISQIFLVTDVLFAHIKWEFYLKHGKNTEINGEKGLLSLE from the coding sequence atgtcccaaaaacCCTTTAAAAGCCTATCCAGCTCTAAGCCACAACGTTCAACAATGCTCCAGGCAGCAGTACTACTATTTGCCGCAGCAGTTCTGCGgtatataataatgatttctAAGTACCAAAGCATCATTGCCGATCATGTGGAGGTTTCTACTCCTCTAAGCTCTTGGAAAAGGGTTTTAGAGGGAACGTTTTTGTTCTCCAGAGGAATCAATCCTTATGAAGGAGACCTGTTACATGAAACCCCGTTGGCTATACAGTTTTACAATTTAATGCTGAACTATGTGTTCAAAAAGGTATATTTCATGTTCATTGCCTTCGATCTTGGGTCTGGACTGCTGCTTTATTTGTCCATGAGGAAATATAGCAGAAGATTTCAGGAAGAACATAGGGATAAAAGTGTGTTTTCTGAAGATGTGATTGAGACTTTACCAGGAGTAGATTATCCAGTTAAAGTTCCAATATATGTTTTGATGATGATCTTGTTTAATCCTTATACATTGCTGGGTTGTGTGGGGTGCTCCACAATGGGGattcacaattttttcctttcattatttatatttggaaTGCTCTTTAACAGTATTATTATTAGCAGCCTTGCTTTAGCAGTCTGTGCTTCAATTTCTCTATATCCAGTAATCTTAATCTTTCCCTTAACAACATATTTTGTAAAGATACATTGTAGTGTGTCTAAAGCATTATTAGTAGTTTTAagctttttatcatttttatttatgataacCTATTATAACAGTATGTTTGGCAAGGATTAtagtttcataaaaaatgtctatggTTGCATTTTAACAGTCCCAGACCTGCAACCAAACATTGGTTTATTCTGGTACTTCTTCACTGAAATGTTTGACCATTTCagagaattatttatttattcattccAAATTAATGCCACCATTCTGTACTTAATGCCCTTAACCTTAACATTCCGTAACAGGCCTTTTATCCTGACTATTGCTCTCTTATTCTtgatatcaatttttaaatcttaccCTTGTCTGAGTGACTTGGGTTTTGTGTTGAGTTTCATTCCGACCTTTATTTATCTCTACTCATACTGTCAGCAAAGTTTTGTCATTAGTGTAATTTTGTTGATGACCAGCTGCCTTGCTCCAGTATTGTGGCACTTGTGGATTTATTGTGCCTCAgctaatgcaaatttcttttttggaGTGACATTGGCCTATGCAATATCACAGATATTTTTAGTGACTGACGTTTTGTTTGCGCATATTAAATGGGAGTTTTACTTGAAGCATGGAAAGAATACCGAAATAAATGGGGAAAAGGGTTTGTTGAGTTTAGAGTAA